DNA sequence from the Pomacea canaliculata isolate SZHN2017 linkage group LG7, ASM307304v1, whole genome shotgun sequence genome:
AGAAATGTAGTTGACTCTTCCGTGGAGGGAAATTTGAATCATAGAAACATCTCTATCTAAGGATCTATGTAACCGCCACTCAAGGATGTAGCAATTGTCTTCTGTATGGTAGGTGTGGACGATACACAAAACGAAGTCCTCTAGATTGTAAACCGACCTCTTATTCTCCTATTCGTCCTGTTAAGGTTGTTATGAATTAcaggcaggcctgacgagagggggggacaggggggtctggtgtacccgggcccgcggctgtcaagggggcccggccttggtcagtggattttttttttcttcttctccttttctttttcttttaaagaaaggtctaaggacagaacacccaagcattacacatgcagaagttgagtttgagtgtagatattgagattcgaattgtaaacatacattatatactgggaaaataatttacgattacaagtacaaggggcccggagaggtctgtcccgggccccgggctggctctcggcggccctgattACAGGACACTAATTACAATTAATCTTTAAATAATCCTGGGGTAATCTGACTTCTGCTTGATGCGTACGACTTCTGATCATGTAACTGCAAGCTGATGTATGGCGATTTCTGTTCCGTTGTCCGCTGACTTTTGGGGACATTTTTGGGATCAGTAAATATGGGAAACCCAAAACTAATGACCACAGACTATGAGAGAaattattgataatttttttgtccTTGTGTTAGGGTTCTCCAAAAAGACTGTTGATTCTGTTTCAGGAGGTTGTGCCAGAGCTTCAGGCATCTCGCTGGGGCTGCTGGGAGCGGTCATTATTGTGTCCCTGATAGTGCATATGTAGCGGTCAGCGCGGTGAAGAAACGTGCAGGTGCAGCAAGTGTAGAGTGCAGAACTAATAAGAGCAGGCTGAGGTGTTGCATTTTTTACGTGAATCAAACAAGACTTGACATATATCCACACACCATCATACACAAAAATACGTCCTCACAGATAACTCTGTATTAATCTCTAAATTAAAGTAACCACGTTTGCatacttaataaaacaaatgttcaaTTCTTTAAATTTGACGTTTGGagttttatgtatgtatgttatGAATGAATTTACAAGTTTATCTGCCTCTTATTCTGTCACTATTCGCAAGTTTGaggttttgttgtgtttcttcATAATAATGGCAACAACTGAACTGCTCGTCCtttacatcccagccagacaactccgctcctcgtctgatgatcgcctccttactcttcctgtctaCACAACAACATCATATTgacacaggatgtttagttattgtgcagcgaagcAATTGAACTCTCTCCCTGtacatatccgccacctacccactattgaatcatttaaacgtgcactgaaaacacacttcttctgtaaacattgctcctaacaacctttcccataatgctagtcctttgtcacacccttccttttgcaatatcacgttactctcagctcttgttcttgtcatttggttcctctttgtgtttcctgtatttgaatttattcttcgtttagtgcggttgtttattcttttatagttgatatgttttttgtttgttttcctgtccgtcgtatgttgtccatgtttcgtccttgttcttaagcgctaagagcatgctccttaggagtgtgagtattatgcttcacaaattttgcatgCATTATTATCACTAGAAACAATATACAGGAACAGACAAACGCGCAGTAAGTTAAGTGTCAGTTGAGACCTGCGCCGTTTCTAACTGGACATCCTAGTGTGAGGTTAACCAGAACGGAACTTTCGGCCCTAACCGGAAAGCAGTATCTCCGGGAAGAGACCTTCTCATCCTTCACACAGTGAGGAAGACACATTTGTCGTCTTTCATTGTCTTAGACACCAGCACAGAAGCTGCTGACAATCCTTTCTATCGCTCAACTGCAGCAATGAGTCGGTCGTGCGGTCTGGCGCCGGTGATCTTGGTCCTGATTCTCACTGGTAAGTGTCCATTGCTTTACTTATGTATATGGGTAGTTTCCGTTTGATTTTCTTCGTGTCTATCTACTATTGTTCCTGTCTCCTGCTCGGTTGTTCGTACTATACTCTGAAGTTTTCCTCTCTTCTTGTTATTTTGGGGTGGCCCGAAGGCTCAATGGTTaccgcctgtcaccaatactgtGAGGAagggctgtcctgggttcagatctcgtctcgggcacgctgttctttctttgcatgtggtatctgtttacagggctggatactttttactttttactttttactgctttttacttagccttagttgctggctcggcgtaaaacacaattgACTTGTTAGAGACAAACTAGCTGTGGAAGTCACGTGCTTCTCATCTCTATACACAAAATAACTAAGCTTCCAaatcttctttttctgcttccagTGACGGGGACACAGGCGCAATGCACTGAGCGAGAACTCAATACATTGTTCCTATGTATTGTACCTTACAATGATAAGTTCTTGCAGACGATTGGAACTGGAGATTCATGCAACCGAACTCTTATCTCTGAGGACCTGTGCAAGTGAGTTATACCGACTCTGCTTCTTCATTGAATACTTTGTACATCAAAACATTCTCCttgctctctccctctctctaacagcataaaacacacacacacacatacattctcttGATAAATGGAAAACAGCACAATTTTCTTACAGTTATCCACTtatttgtctgtgcatgtgacCCGCtaatggaagaaataaaaattctgaaaatgtcaaagttcacgcacttttcttcttttttttttttttttggcgctCTGCACGTGTTGGTCTACGCTCAATGTCTACAAATgtctaaaaaaattaagctattACAATAATCAAATTTTATACTTGATATATATTCCAGTGACTTTGCCGCCATTGTGAACTGTACCAACCAGAAAGACGTTTCCAGAACAACATGTCGGCCACACGCTGTGGAACAGATAAATCCAAATATGGGTATGGCTCTCAGTCTGAAAAACATAATGATGATCATATGTAAACACGcatagatatatgtatataaataatccACAGAAAAAGTAtagtacatgtatgtgtaaatagGTGTAAACATATATACAAGCTCAACACATCCAGCAAATGAtagataaaaactttttttagactagcatctgttgttgttgttgttgttgtggtggtggtggtcttttttagtaaagtgctttgCGCCCGTCTTTAACGGTGGGGAATATCGCTAAGCAAAATCAAcatattagtagtagtagtagtactaatatttcaaacactttaCCTGCAGATCAAGCACATTATAAAAAGATTACTGTGAATACTAATAGTCACAAAAATTAATGGGCTGCACTTAGGCCTCTTTTTATTACAGAAATTCCTTGTAAAATCCCTGACTTTGAAAATGTGTGCAAGAAAGCACCAGCAATCGACAAAGGTAAGTCTTACAAATAATGTACAATAAAACGTGAActatttcaaaaaatggtttatatGATTTCAAGATATCCTTAACATTTTTGCTAAATCTTTGCTAAttaattcatctttttctgAATGTATTTACAAAATCAAGCCATTATACGTGACTCTTCTTAGGTAAAACATTCGAAGATTTCtaatatgtttctttttaatctaAAGAAACTctaaatgcatatttttctgcCACATACGACTACGAACTATTGGCGATAATATGGTCAGTAAAATGTGAAAGTTGAGAAAAGCATTTAACACTTCTGGGgatgtaatttttaaatcagAGATCATCTGTGTCTGGATTTTATTTACCCCAACTCAAAGTTCTAACAAGTCCTCTGTACAGGTACGTTGACCATACACAAAACGAAGTCCTCTAGATAGTAAAGCGACCTTCTATTCAAGCCTCGAGCTGTTGAGGCTGTTTCCAAATACAGGACCCTAAATAACTTTCAATCTTTCTATAAACCTGAGATAATCTCACTTTTgctaaataaaaagtaaaaactcaAAACTGATGACCACAGACTATGAGAGTATTAAATTTTGTCCTTCAGTTAGGCTCCTCCAAAAAGACTGAAAAGACTGTTGGTTCTGTTGCAGGAGGTAATACCGGAGGAGGAGCTTCAGGTGTTGGCATCTTGCGGGGGCATCTGGGAGTGGTCATTATTGTATCCCTGATAGCACATATGTAGCGGTCAGTGCGGGGAAGAACTCAGGGAATCTCACTGCAATGATTTCCCCTGCCACAGCCACCCCTATTTCACGGACCCTCTTTTATACCCACTCGTAACCGCACCCCTAAAAAGGAAGCAGCCACAGATCAGAGACAATAGAGACAATGATTCATCTTGTTCACAGAACAATCGTGACATGCGAGATTCAGAGTTGAAAACCACCGACGTATTAATGAGCTTCAacattctttcattctcttccttttgtctCTCGTTTAAACTTTAGAATTAGTGACTAAAGGAGACTACATGTCCCCAAGTATTGTAGTAAACACTTTTGAGACCAGTACTTGTGTAAAATtcgaattttgtgtgtgtgtgcagctgagttctggaatGCGACCAGTAGCGTGTGTTTTATCTCTCGATTTTTCAAGCTGTGAATGAtggataataaaagaaaaaatttgatgttttcgcattaaaaaatgtatctttatTAATGATAAGATTTATAAATCCATGCATAATTAGAAAAGTGAAACCCATCATTAACACAGCTTGTGATCTCCCATTTGCTGAATTTctataaatgcataaaatgaaGTACGTTAATTtatgtctatataaatatatgttgcTATGAGCCAAAACACATAATAAACCTGCA
Encoded proteins:
- the LOC112568891 gene encoding uncharacterized protein LOC112568891 is translated as MSRSCGLAPVILVLILTVTGTQAQCTERELNTLFLCIVPYNDKFLQTIGTGDSCNRTLISEDLCNDFAAIVNCTNQKDVSRTTCRPHAVEQINPNMEIPCKIPDFENVCKKAPAIDKGGNTGGGASGVGILRGHLGVVIIVSLIAHM